From the Drechmeria coniospora strain ARSEF 6962 chromosome 02, whole genome shotgun sequence genome, the window TGGGAGAATTTCCATGaaaatacggagtattactgaaCACGCATATCAAGTCGCTTCCTCATGCAGGTAGTGCTCACCATCGACAGATAGCATACAGTACGAATTACCCCAAGTGTGGACAATCTCTGGTATCCCAAAGGCTAATcaatgcacggagtactcctaagtaagtataagtatacttgagtaattacagtacgcctacggagtacaagtaaatacttgcttcctttactccgtacttgtacttatagtacttgGGATACTTcgctgtattacttactgtacagtaattatgtacagtacacaagGGGAAACGGGGGAGGGGTGGGGGTGGTCGAATCTACTTATACTTGTAAACTTTCGCCAGTGGCGTAtaacttgcagtacttacttacttacagtgcttacttacagtactgaaCTGCTAGATTTCGTCGATGCCACACCGCCTGCCCCTTCAGTCATCCACACTACCATCGATCACCGGCTAAACGTCCCACGAGCTGCCTGCCTCATCGGGGAGACGCTGAGCTTCACCTTCCAAGTCAACACGACACAACGCACAAACACAAGCCAATTCTATCGCGCGTGCCATTTTCGGGCCATTTTCCTTGCGCctccgcaccgcaccgcccTGGGCGCAATCCATCTCCGAATAGTTTGACATCAAGCTAGTTCTTCCCGACATCATCTCGACCCTCCTGCTGCGTCCATCATGTCAACCATACCTCCGTCCGTCTTGCAGTCGGGCCATCCACCAACCATCCCCCTGCCTTTCAGCTCGAAGCAACCCGCCAGCGTCACACTCTACCCGCTGTCAAACTACACCTTTGGCGTCAAGGAAACGCAGCCGGAGGAGGACCCGTCCGTCATTGCCCGGCTGAAGCGCCTCGAGGAGCACTATGCCGAGCACGGCATGCGTCGAACCTGCGAGGGCATCCTCGTCTGCCACGAGCACAACCACCCGCACATTCTCATGCTCCAGATAGCCAACGCATTCTTCAAGCTTCCTGGCGACTACCTGCTtcccgaggacgacgaggtcgaaggcTTCAAggcccgcctcgacgagagaCTGGCTCCCGTCGGCAGAATCGGAGAAGGCGAAGAGGCCGGTGACTGGGAGGTCGGCGAGTGCCTTGCCCAGTGGTGGCGGCCAAACTTTGAGACCTTCATGTACCCCTTTGTCCCCGCGCACGTTACGAGACCAAAAGAGTGCAAAAAACTGTACTTTATCCATCTGCCAAGGACCAGTAGGTGCACCGGCTCTGActcaacccccccccccctcgacgTCGCTGACCGCGTTTTCGCCTTCTGAACAGAGGTCTTGAGCGTACCCAAGAACATGAAGCTTCTTGCCGTGCCCCTCTTCGAACTCTACGACAACACGGCCCGCTACGGCCCGCAACTCTCCGCCATCCCCCATATTTTGAGCCGATACAACTTTCAATTCGTCGACGAAAACGGCaacgtcgtggccgtcacGCCCGGGGAGGGCAGCCCAGATGGATACGTGCCCAAGACCAAGGTCCTGTGCGGCGAAGATGCAGAAATGAACGAGAACACGGAAAGCGCAACGCAGTAGGACGCCTTGATGCGCTGGGTTACACGGCAACGGCGTTTGGCATTACCGCCGGGGATAAGGGACATGTACCGGAGGCGGATGGATACTCGGGCAGTCCGTTTTTGCCTCGGAAAATCATATACCCGTCACTTTTGCCTCTCATTTCCGTTCACCCTTCTTCTCTCCCTGCATGGTGGCCATGATTCGCCGTTGGTGCTTGCTGGTGCGGAACTCGAGATACCAGATGCCCTGCCAGGTCCCGGTAGCCTAGTGCGGGGGAGATGGTTAGTGTGCCATCCAAGCATTATGCATGCGTGGATGTGCACCTACCAATTTCCCGTCCTTGATGGGAATCGTG encodes:
- a CDS encoding cleavage and polyadenylation specific factor 5, translated to MSTIPPSVLQSGHPPTIPLPFSSKQPASVTLYPLSNYTFGVKETQPEEDPSVIARLKRLEEHYAEHGMRRTCEGILVCHEHNHPHILMLQIANAFFKLPGDYLLPEDDEVEGFKARLDERLAPVGRIGEGEEAGDWEVGECLAQWWRPNFETFMYPFVPAHVTRPKECKKLYFIHLPRTKVLSVPKNMKLLAVPLFELYDNTARYGPQLSAIPHILSRYNFQFVDENGNVVAVTPGEGSPDGYVPKTKVLCGEDAEMNENTESATQ